TCAAGAATATTAGCCCTGAATCCATAGAAAACAGATGCTACAGAGATGATGGATTATCGTCTGATTTCTTGCTGTAATGTAATCTACAAAGTGATATCTAAACTCTTTGCCAACAGATTAAAGCTGATTCTTCCTCAGTTTATTTCTGCAAACCAGTCAGCGTTTGTCAGTGAGAGACTCTTAATAGAAAATATGTTGCTTGCTACTGAGATTGTGAAAGATTATCACAAGAAAAACATATCATCTAGATGTGCTATCAAGATCGATATTTCTAAAGCATTTGACTCTGTTCAGTGCCCTTTCCTTCTTAACATCCTCAGCGCAATGAACTTCCCCCAGCAGTTTATTCACTGGATCTCTTTATGTATCTCCACATCTTTTTCAGTTCAGATTAACGGTGAGCTATATGGCTACTTCCAGAGTACGAGAGGGCTTCGACAAGGCTGCTCGCTATCTCCGTACCTGTTTGTGATTGTCATGGATGTTCTCTCTAAACTCTTAGACAAAGCAGCAAGTGTACAATGATTTGCCTATCACCCACGCTGCAAAAATCAAGGCCTAACCCACTTGATGTTTGCAGATGATCTTATGGTGATAACATATGGGAAAGTGCGTTCAGTGGAGGGCATTGTTGGAGTTTTTGATCAATTTGCGAAGTACTCTGGGCTGAGAATCAGTATGGAAAAATCAACTATCTACATGGGAGGAGTAGCTGAAGAGAACATGCTGGAGATTGAGAATAGATTTCATTTCTAAGTGGATCAACTTCCAGTTCGCTACTTAGGGTTACCTTTAACCACTAAGAGCATGTCAAGCACTGATTACCAGCCTCTTATTGAAACAATCCGAAACCGAATAGGATCACGGAAGAACAGGTTCTTATCTTATGCTGGAAGGCTGGAACTCCTTGGCTCAGTGATATGGAGTATATCCAGCTTTTGGCTCTCTGCTTTTCGGCTCCCACAAGCATGTATAAGAGAGATAGATATGATTTTCTCAGCTTTCTTATGGTCTGGCAGTGATCTTAATCCCAAACAAGCGAAGGTTTCCTGGGAGGAAGTTTGTCATCCTAAAGAGGAAGGAGGTCTTGGTCTGCGATCTCTAAAAGATATGAACAAGGTCACTCAGCTCAAGCTCTTGTGGAGGCTGATCTCAAATAAGTCCTCTCTCTGGGTAAAATGGATTAACTCAACCATTCTCAAGAATGAGTCAATCTGGTATGTAAAGGAGAATGATCAAAAAGGTTCATGGATGTGGCGCAAAATTCTAAAAATCCGACCTCTTGCTCGGCAATTTTGTAAAGTTGAGGTTAATAACGGGAAGTCGACCTCTTTCTGGTATGATCAGTGGTCTTCTGGGGGTTGCTTGATGGAATCCATAGGTCCATGGGGTCAGATTGACATGGGAATCAGACAATATGATACTATCCAGACAGCTcggacaaaaagaagaagaagaactcatTAACAAGATCGTCTTCTCACTATTGAACACCAGCTTTGCTGTTTGAATCAATCTGCTGCAGAGGACGTGGTTCTTTGGAGAGGGAAACATGATGTGTATAAACCTCAGTTCAGTACTCGGGATACGTGGAACCATGTAAGAACCACATGTGAAAAGGTGTCTTGGCACAAAGGAATTTGGTTTGGTCATGCCACTCCGAAATTCAGATTTTGCACTTGGCTTGCTATACGCAACCGACTTACCACAGGAGACCGGATGATTGCTTGGAACACAAGTAATGATGGTAACTGTGTGCTATGTAATCAACACTTGGAGACTCGAAATCACCTTTTCTTTGAGTGTAGTTACACTTCACTCTTATAGCATAAGTTGATGAATGGGATCATGGAGAATAGCTATACGGAGGAGTGGAATGCCATTCTGGCTTTTATGTCTCAGCTAAAGCTCTCACAGGTTGAGAGTTTCCTAGCTCGTTACGTTTTCCAGTCGGCAGTGTACGTAATTTGGCGAGAGAGAAATTCAAAAAATCATGAGGAGAATCCTCGACCTCTGGAGAACCTCTTCAGAACAATAGACAAGATGATCAAGAACAGAGTTATGTCTCTAAAGACTCAAGACAAGAGACTGGAGAGAGCATTTCAAGTTGGAGAGAGCATTTCAAGTCTGGATTGCATAATGTTTTTGGCaacattagttaaaaaaaaagatacggTGATATTGGTAAACTTTGCTATAGTTTGATTAATCAAATTTGttattaatacaaaaaaaaggaatttaAGGTGGAAAATAAGACAACTTATAAGTATTCAACCTTCTATTCAGTCATATTTTAATGGATTCTGTTGAATCGAACTTTTCGTGTGTCCGTTGTAACTATAGATTATTATGTCAAAGTATGTAACAGTTATATGTCAAATACATGTTAATCTAGACGACTACATTTCTCAAAGAAAGCCcaagatttttgaaaattattattttctatagaTATTCTGGACATGTGGTCATCTACCTAATTCTTTACAGCAACGAAAACTTAACCTACTATCTGACTAAACTGGAATCGAGGCAGATTACTTGTCAATGCCAAAAGAaagaataacaaaataaaaaactgtGAGTGCTAGttagattttcttttcttttttttctttaatgaaAAAGGCTTTAGTTAGAAGTTCTTGTGATAAAACTTTCAGCATAAAAACATATCTTATGAACGAACGTTTTTACTTAGTTAAATAAAACTTGCGTTTCATTTGGTTTGCGTTTTaccaatcaataaaataatttgcGTTTTTACTCACAAAAATATTATGGCGGAAAATTTACCAAATCAACACTttcatattaataaattatatgctAATactatcttaaattttaaaatacataccaataatttttttaatgataaataattatatcgtaaataaagttaaaatataatttgtatattattacatgtaaatatattattaaaacatattgaaaGATAAGctagatatttaaaataaaaattaaaaaaatttaaataaattttagttattttcacattttgtaATAACTAGTTCAATTATtgatatttgtttattattataacaaatcgaataccatataaaatagtttgATCAGTTTAATATGTATTCCACCATTCcgcaaattttaatttttttcacagtttaattattttttccgtGATTCCGCGATTAAACAATGGTTACAAATCGgaactactttttttttctttggactTATGTGTTTCTCTTCTTaagtttgtatattattttattttgagctTATTTTACAATACTAAAAAGGGGATATGAGCTACTCTTAGACTGTCCACGTCTGATTGAAAAATCGGACAATAGGATTGCTTTAAATCGCCATGTCAAACTTACGTGTTAAGCGTCAATATTTATTCTTTTATGACTATTCCTCTTCGCCTTCACCGATCGATTCCTCTGCACTACGCGATTACTGTAATCCACCCTTCGTGAATCTGTAATGCTCTTAAATCTTCCTTTAATGGTTTCGTTCCAGCTCCCCCTCTTTCTCCTTCTATATAATCTGATGTTTAATCCAAACCCTTATTCAAAACCTCCACTGAAAAAGGTACAGCGACCGCCATGAAATCCACAGGAAAGTCTCCAGTCCCCAGCCGCAAGCCTCACGTCGTTGTATCTTTAGCGACGTCTCACATGAACCAGCCGAAATTGAGCTCCTTTTTCGGTTAATCCATTTTTGGGAGGCAAGAAACATTGCAAAAGGCAAGACCTTTATTGGGTTGGAGCTCCTCCAATACGACGAACAGGTACGAGTGCTTATACCCGACTTTTTTCCATCGTAGTTCATTGAGTTTTGGGTTTGATACAAAATGAGATTAAACAAGGCCGTGAATTTTGGGTTTAATATCTACTCTGTCAGGGTACTGTGATGCATGAGTTCATCTCATCTACCCGTGCTCCACGATGCTCGCCTCATCCTAAAGCAAAAACAACTTACAGCCTTCTGAAATTTTAAGCTACCAGAAGCAAGGAGATTTATCGAGTTGCTAATCAGAGTTTaacaatttctttttttgaatgaaaagtTTAACAATTTCCCTCTTGCACAACTTTGTTCTCTTCGTGCTTGACGACATCAGCTTCTCTATTGACGCATACAGGTTCAGGTTCCACTCTCATGACGATATCCAAGGTCTCAGGGGTGATATCTACGGTAATCTGTCTCATTTTAAAAATCTTCTCCATCTTAATTTGTTTGTCTGCatattaatttagatttttggCTTCATTTAACTACTAATCTTCCTCAAAAATGTTGTATATGTTGGTGGCCACTTGAAGCTGGTTAAAGGACAGTCTCTCATTGACTGTTCCGTCCTTGACGAAGTGGAACTAGCAACATGTGTCGTCTTTTTGGTTCATTTGCAGTCGAAAGAGTAAATGCTTCCTGTTAATAGAATGCAGACTTCTCTCTTTAGAGCAAAGCTGACCCCTCTGCCGCACAGACCAATATAACTTAAcctctattaattttttttttgcaggagaCCTGTTAAGAAGATTTACTTTTGGGACCACGCTGCAAAAGATTTCTACAAGAAGTTCACATCCAGTGAACACAATCCCACCGTGCTTTTAGTCACGCCAGTGAACACAAAACGCCTTGTAGGTAACTATTTCTTCCTTTAGCACACCCAACACACTGCTAATCCTCACGTTTACTGTTTTGCCAAGTTGTTTGTCATATGTTGGTACTGTTATCCTTGTTTACCAATTTgatgtattttgaaaatacatAGGCAATGGTGTGGATATTTAGGATATTTTGAGGCGTGGTAgttaagatattttgttttgattcatGATCTCAAACTTGAAATAAACATACATGTGCCAAATGGTGTCCTCTTCAAGAAACCACTGCATCCATGTTCTTATGTTAGTGACCATcataaattagacttttattaCTAAAAGGTCATCAAGTTTAGGTTAGTGTCTAACGTTGATTTAGTTTGCTCTTCACGCACTCTATATAATGCTTGCTTGATAGGTTTTGCAAATCGTAATGTTGACTTTGATTGCTCATATCTCATGAAGTTCAGGTTGATTTCTAACGTAGAATTAAGTTGCTGTTCAAGTGTATGTGTTAATTGTGACTTTACGAATATGTTGCCATTTTTTAAACGGATCACTAAcgtgtattttttaaatattgatattaataatattctaaataaGAAGTGTACATACATGATTAatattaggagactagatagttGTGCGGGATAAGATGTATATATTAatgttgaaattatatattatgattatgtaTAACATAAGATATAATTTAAGCGATAGTTAGATAGAACTAAAGGTATGATTGTTATTAGAGGCGAAACCAGAAACTTTTTATAATGAGTTCActaacattaaaatttaatatatggtGTTTGCAAGTTTGAGAAGaagtgataccactcaaattatcctaaggagtgatttatactctctcaaataagaggtcgagttgtagtacttagggatcgaattcacagggagctagggaaccaattaAATCTAAATagtttatgattaagctaggctaatagtttttaaagcagtaaatatagatagcaaagcagtaaacaataaacaagttgaacaagactattgttcagcttggcagggagttgtttgatggaatgatggttgctagatctagggtttctattcaggtattggagattataatcctatagatgtctaacagttgcatgcatgatatattagagctcaaccccttaatcacagtgatcagcgatggcaatgtttcactggttaactaactagatcttggatctcaactgtcgtttattgatcacaagaaagtgtcgatcgatggtcctatagggatatcgatcgatacacctttcacaaataccgatcgattgtcagaagacaatatcgatcgatgcttctagttaagccctaggcgtaagttgataatgctcactagcttTCTAGTTCAGCGGTAGCCCTTTTCCAGTAGTCTAgtatgacagattagattcaggactggatggtcaaggatgcttgactcatgcagattcctaggttcaatattctagttagctaatctagaacaagcattaagaacaatcaatcaatgaataccataacttagcaatctatagttggggataatccctctaacctatttgaaccctaaacctaacaggtggatctattcagacatgaagtttgtcacagaaatcatagaaagaatagatgaaaatcataaataatataaaaccaaaacaatggagttccaggaggactctgaaggagttcctactttctctcctaactaagaacaagaataaaataaagcttagccgtcaacaatggcttagaaaacacataaatagggtttatggtcgtccaagggtattctggtaatttggggtttcttctgggcttcagtcagtcataaaatatgctcggcCCACGTTCTGGtatccatatcgatcgatgtcaagagtgttgcatcgatcgacatacattCATGTTCTctacagcttcctctcgcgaggcataCTGACCACTCCTCAGTAAAACAGGCATAGCTTCTGCTACTGGATGCTGATTGATCTGAAAActgtggcattggaaagctaactcaaatatatatcttgtgtcaaaagatgagTGCAATCTAACGGTCGGagggtctccatccatagctagacatctgacgcgtatgtgcagttctgcaccttaaaaggctccaaaatcaccatatttcttcAGAACGtacatgaacctgtaaatactctaaatagactctatagagtagtaaatatatattaaaacacttataaaccatggctgaaagtgggtaaaatccatggtctatcaagaagctttgaaattttattttttttatatttcgccTATCACATTGTAGTAGTTATGGATTTAGGGGTTTAACacataaaatcgaaaaagtggatcaataacatattataagcaaaacaataattgtgtgaaataaaaaaagtatagctcctttaaattcagaaaacatagttgcataataaaataaattgaaggTTATTTGACCCTATGTAAAGGTTGTTCCAGATGCGGCCAGTACGTCAAACTTGCTGGTGGTTCATTCCTGGAAGTTTCTTCTCATCTTCAAGGTCGTCTAAAGCAGAACTCTCACGGCGGTGAAGATGGTGACACTCACATGCTTATATTTCTTGCTTTAGAAGACTAATACACTAAATCGAGACGATTTACAGTGATTCAGTCTCCTCGAAACAGAGATTACCTCTTCTAGCAGTAACAAAACCGAGTACAACACATTTATCTAGAAATAGATTTTCAACGTCCTCTTTCAGCAACGAGAGGCGGTTCTCAAGAACGTGAGTGCTCTGCTAAATGCATGAAAGTAGGTATGGAGAAAAGGGTTCTTTCATTAACACTTGACATCATACTAAAGTTTCATCGCTTTGTCGTCTCTACGGATCTGTCGATTTAATGGCGATAGATCAGATGGGTTACCGTTTTTAACAGAAAATAGAGtaataatgaatttttattgATGCTATGATTATATTGAGAGGATTGATAAATCAACTAATCGAACTTGAAGCTGAAGGTTTATCACGTAAAAGTATTCGTCGAAAAAAGTATAGATGGTATGAAGTTCTTTTAAATGAAtgttagtgtgaacgcattaaGTTCACAGTTTTTGTGAGAAACGTTCTCTGCGTGACACCTAAGCGGTTTACTAAATAAAAGCTTCTCGTGATGCCACTTCACCACGTCACATTTTTTGCCAATAAACttttaagataaattttaaaaatgtttctcttttaatattctGGGgatattacaaaaattattttagttagtCTTATTTTGAAAGATTAATGAAAGAGTGTAGTAACTTTTCATTGGAATAAGGTtggtctttttcttttaataatatagatcgTCTTGACactaaaaaaaactgaaactgtGTCTAACACGTGGCAGAATAAGGTTGATTTtgccaaaaatatgaaaaagtcAATACACTCAATACCGACAAGTCAACCATTATTTTTACTTGGGGCATagcccccgcgcaagcgcggagccGGATACATTATTTGATGAGTTTTGTAGTGTTGTGTATGGGTtgttgtcattttttttttaacttttgattTTCCGTGTTGTTTATTATGGTGATGAATGGAACATCGGATATCACACAGTTTGATTAAGGTGATATAAGAATGACCGGCGAATTCATATTTGttgatattttattatcttatctTCGTAATGATTTGATGGACATTAACATTATTAGCGCTTCCATGTTCAAAAGTTGAAATTTAAGGTATTGGTTAGTGTTTACTTAGGTAGTTGTtagtatataaatcaaatagcgtaaaaaaaatgtataatattcga
The window above is part of the Brassica napus cultivar Da-Ae chromosome C3, Da-Ae, whole genome shotgun sequence genome. Proteins encoded here:
- the LOC125583071 gene encoding secreted RxLR effector protein 78-like, with product MLLATEIVKDYHKKNISSRCAIKIDISKAFDSVQCPFLLNILSAMNFPQQFIHWISLCISTSFSVQINGELYGYFQSTRGLRQGCSLSPYLFVIVMDVLSKLLDKAASVQ